In Sphingobacterium sp. R2, the genomic stretch GAGGGCACCGAAACTGAAATTAAGATACAACAAGTTTTACACGATTATGTGCGACCTGCTGTTGAACAAGATGGGGGTGCTATACATTATAAATCATTTAGTGAAGGTGTGGTGACGGTTGAACTAAAGGGTTCTTGTAGCGGTTGTCCATCATCTACAATTACTTTAAAAGCAGGCATTGAAGGATTGTTGAAGCGCATGGTTCCGGAAGTGACTGAAGTTGTTGCTGAAGCCATGTAATCTCAGCTTCACACTTATAATAAAAAAAGGATTCGGCATGAGTAATGCTGAATCCTTTTTTTATGTCCGGTAATGCAAAAGGTCTGAAAAATATCCAGCGTATCAAAGTAGTAGTCAGGTAGGCAATACTCCCTGGCTACAACAGCATTTTTTAAGTGTTATCCTGCGAACATTTTTCTAAAGCGGCTTGAGATTCGGCTATAAGTCAATATAAATTCATTTTTTAACAAGCATCTAGCTTAAAAATAGTTAACTTTACGACCAATTGTGAAACCAACAAAAAAAATGAGTGCAGATATTATCAAACTAGAACAAATTGCATCACAGGTAAGACGTGATATCGTACGTATGGTACACGCTTGTCAATCAGGACACCCAGGTGGTTCGTTAGGTTGTACAGATTACTTTGTGGCGCTTTATTTCAATGCAATGAAACGCAATCCTTCCTTTGACATGGATGGAAAAGGAGAAGATCTATTCTTCCTGTCAAATGGACACATCTCTCCTGTATTTTATAGTACATTGGCACATGCGGGATATTTTGAAGTGAGCGAATTAGCAACGTTCAGAAAAATCAATTCCAGACTTCAGGGTCACCCAACAACACACGAGGGCCTTCCGGGCATTCGTATTGCTTCGGGATCTTTGGGCCAAGGATTATCTGTTGCAATTGGTGCCGCACAGGCAAAAAAATTGAATAAAGACAATAATCTAGTTTATGTATTAATGGGTGATGGTGAATTGCAGGAGGGCCAAGTTTGGGAAGCTGCAATGTATGCGCCACACAACAAAATAGACAATTTGATTGCTACTGTTGACTACAACAAAGCGCAAATTGACGGATCTACAGATCAAGTATTATCTCTTGGTGATCTTCGTGCAAAATGGGAAGCTTTTGGCTGGGATGTGATGGAAATTGCTAAAGGCAATGACATGAATGCTGTTGTTACAGGTTTAGCAGAAGCTAAATCACGTACAGGAAAAGGTAAACCAGTCATTATTCTGATGCATACTGAAATGGGTAGCGGTGTTGATTTTATGATGGGTTCTCACAAATGGCATGGTGTTGCGCCAAGTGACGAACAATTGGCGTCGGCGTTGAATCAGCTTACAGAAACTTTAGGAGATTACTAGAATGAAAAAATATACTTATACAGAGTCAAAAGATACACGTTCAGGATTCGGAGCGGGCTTATTGGAAGCGGGAAAGCAAGATGAAAATGTGGTTGCGTTATGTGCCGATTTGATTGGTTCATTAAAAATGAACGATTTTATTAAAGAGTTTCCAGAGCGCTTTTTCCAAATCGGTATTGCGGAAGCAAATATGATGGGTATTGCAGCCGGGTTGACTATTGGCGGTAAAATCCCATTCACGGGTACGTTTGCAAATTTCTCTACTGGCCGTGTTTACGATCAAATTCGCCAATCGATCGCATACTCTGACAAAAATGTAAAAATTGCTGCATCGCATGCGGGCTTGACATTGGGTGAAGATGGTGCAACTCACCAAATCTTAGAAGATATTGGTTTGATGAAAATGCTACCAGGAATGACGGTGATCAATCCTTGCGATTTTAATCAAACAAAAGCGGCTACTATTGCAGTAGCTAAATACGAAGGTCCAGTTTATTTGCGTTTTGGCCGTCCTGTGGTTCCTAACTTCACTCCTGCTGATCAAGAATTTGTGATCGGTAAGGCAATATTATTAAATGAAGGAACGGATGTTACGATTATTGCTACAGGTCATCTTGTATGGGAAGCTATCCAAGCTGGTGAGAAATTGGCGGAATTAGGCATTAACGCCGAAATTATCAATATCCATACTATCAAACCTTTGGATGAGGAGGCTATTTTGAAATCTGTTGCCAAAACGAAATGTGTGGTAACGGCAGAAGAGCATAATCGTCTTGGTGGTTTAGGTGATAGCGTGGCTCAGGTACTAACAAGGGAGTTACCTACTCCACAAGAGTATGTTGCTGTCAATGACAGTTTTGGGGAATCAGGTACTCCTGCTCAATTGATGGAGAAATACGGTTTGAATGCAGCGGCTATTGTTGCAGCGGCTCAAAAAGTAATCAAAAGAAAATAACAATACTACGCAGGTCAATATATGGATGACGCTTTAATTATAGCAAAATTCGCTGAAGAGAGTACGCGAGAAGAAGCTTTCCGTTTATTGTTGAAGAAATATCAACAGAAGATTTATTGGCATGTGCGAAGAATGGTCATCGATCATGACGATGCGGACGATGTTGTACAGGATATCTTTGTGAAAGTATGGAAGAATCTTGGAAACTTTCGAGAAGACTCTCAACTATATACTTGGCTCTATCGCATTGCAACAAATGAATGCATCACCTTCTTAAATAAGAAAAAACAAAAGCAGAACGTGTCGTTGGATGACGACACGACTGCTTATTTGGCTGAAACACTTGCTGATGGCAACTACTTCAACGGCGACAAAGCTCAAATGAAATTACAACAGGCACTGTTGACCTTGCCGGAGAAACAGAAATTGGTTTTCAATATGAAGTATTTTGAAGACATGAAATATGAAGAGATTTCAGAAGTTCTCGGAACAAGTGTTGGAGCGCTTAAAGCTTCATATCATTTAGCCGTCAAAAAAATTGAAGCTTTTTTTAACAACAATGATTAAACCTTTTGGCTAAATCGGGTTCTAAAAGATACTATGAAGGAAAATGGCACATATCACGATGGGCTGGAGCCTAACAATCTTCCAGCATCTTTGCGTAAAAATCCATTTGGCTTACCAGAAAATTATTTCAATGATCTAGAATCAAAAATAATTACGCAAGTCAAATTGGTTGAAAGCAAAGACACCGTCTTTGAGGTTCCAGAAGGGTATTTTGACAACCTATCTGAGACCATTATGTGTAAAATCGCGGAAAATAATTTAAAGAGTCTCGTTATTAAGGACGGTTTCGAAATTCCTGAAAATTATAGTTCGGAACTTTCAGTATCTATTCTCAGCCAAATCTCAGAAGACGCATTAAAAGAAAAAGTTTCATCTGACGGTTTTGCTATACCTTATGATTACAACCGCATCCTTGAAAATTCTATTTTTTCGCGGATAGCTGAACGTGAATTGAAGGATGCAGTTCTTACAGACGGATTTGTGGCACCAGTGGACTATGAGAAAACCCTTGAATCGACTATTTTATCGCGAATTGCTGAAGAAAAATTAAGAGAAACTGTCGGTACTACCAACTTTGATGTACCCCCACATTATTTTGAGAATCTTTCAGATAGAATTATTAACGCTGTTCAGGAGGTTGAAAAAGATGTTACACCTATCCATCGCATAGGCAAACCGAAAAAATGGTATGCTCGTTACGCTGTTGCTGCATCTTTTGCGGCGATGCTGAGTATCGGGGGATATTGGGGATATCAATATCTACCACAAGATGCTGTTGCTGGAGATGGTATCACAGAGGAGCAACTGAGCCAGCATTTATCTGAAATTCCTAAGCAAGAAATCATCAATTACCTTGCGGCTTCAGCGTCTGGTGATGATATGATATATATGTCTCAGTATACTGATGAAGCTAATCTCCCTACTAAGGGATTTGGCAGCAATTTATCTAAACAAGAAATAGAAGATTATCTAAATTATACCTTATAATGATGTTCAAGAAAAAATACATATGGATAACATTGTTCTTTAGTATATTTTCTATTGCCTTGAGCTTTGCACAAGACAAAAATCGATTTCAAGCTATAGAAAATGAAAAAATAGCTTACATTACTAAAGAACTAGGTTTGACGACAAGAGAGGCTCAGCAATTCTTCCCACTCTATAACGAGTATAGTCAGACACTTTGGGATATCAGAAAAGAAAAGTTAAGTGGTGCTCCTAAAAACAGCTTTAGAAATGGTTCGAGAGATATATTACAATACGATGCGAAGGAAGTGGAAATCAAAAAGGAATACCGGGCTAAATTTGCCAAAGTGATAGGCAACGCGCGGGCATCGCAATTTTTCGAAGTTGAGCAAGAATTTAGGGAACATCTTTACAAGTCTCTGCAGAATAGAAGAAAATAATCTTGAAAATAAAAAAGAAGTCTTAAAGACTTCTTTTTTATTTTCGGACATTTGTAAAATCATGTTAAGCAACAGAGAATTATTTTTAATGAATACTGCTCAAACATCTAGCTCCCCTAGACTGGTTGAAGTGGTAAAGGCTGAAGGTGTTTACCTTTATGGCCCCAATGGAGAGGAATATATGGATTTGGTCTCCGGGTTTAATGTAAGCAATATAGGCCATCGTCATCCAAAAGTGTTGGAGGCCATAAAATCACAATTGGATAAATACTTACATGTTACTGTTTATGGTGAATTTGTGCAGGTTCCTCAAGTGCAGTTTGCAACGGAATTACTCGCTGAGCTCCCTGCTCATTTTCAATCTGTTTACTTCACTAACAGCGGAACTGAAGCGGTAGAGGGTTCCATGAAAGTAGCGAAGAAATATACTGGCCGGAGGCAGATTATCGCTGCAAAAAAAGCCTATCATGGCAGCACACAGGGTGCACTCAGTCTGATCGGAAACGACGAGTATCGTCACGCCTATGCTCCTCTCCTACCCGAAATAGATTTTATCGAGTTTAATGAGCTGGAAGACCTAACAAAGATTACGGAACAAACTGCTGCTGTTATACTCGAAGCTATTCAGGGGGAAGCTGGTGTTCGGGTACCAGACATCGCTTATATGCAAGCCGTCAGAAAACGCTGTGATGAAACTGGTGCCTTACTGATCTTTGATGAGATTCAAACTGGTTTCGGCCGGACAGGCCGTCTTTTCGCTTTTGAACATTTTGGTATTGTTCCGGATATCTTGATGCTCGCCAAAGGTATAGGTGGCG encodes the following:
- a CDS encoding transketolase, whose translation is MSADIIKLEQIASQVRRDIVRMVHACQSGHPGGSLGCTDYFVALYFNAMKRNPSFDMDGKGEDLFFLSNGHISPVFYSTLAHAGYFEVSELATFRKINSRLQGHPTTHEGLPGIRIASGSLGQGLSVAIGAAQAKKLNKDNNLVYVLMGDGELQEGQVWEAAMYAPHNKIDNLIATVDYNKAQIDGSTDQVLSLGDLRAKWEAFGWDVMEIAKGNDMNAVVTGLAEAKSRTGKGKPVIILMHTEMGSGVDFMMGSHKWHGVAPSDEQLASALNQLTETLGDY
- a CDS encoding transketolase C-terminal domain-containing protein produces the protein MKKYTYTESKDTRSGFGAGLLEAGKQDENVVALCADLIGSLKMNDFIKEFPERFFQIGIAEANMMGIAAGLTIGGKIPFTGTFANFSTGRVYDQIRQSIAYSDKNVKIAASHAGLTLGEDGATHQILEDIGLMKMLPGMTVINPCDFNQTKAATIAVAKYEGPVYLRFGRPVVPNFTPADQEFVIGKAILLNEGTDVTIIATGHLVWEAIQAGEKLAELGINAEIINIHTIKPLDEEAILKSVAKTKCVVTAEEHNRLGGLGDSVAQVLTRELPTPQEYVAVNDSFGESGTPAQLMEKYGLNAAAIVAAAQKVIKRK
- a CDS encoding RNA polymerase sigma factor, with the translated sequence MDDALIIAKFAEESTREEAFRLLLKKYQQKIYWHVRRMVIDHDDADDVVQDIFVKVWKNLGNFREDSQLYTWLYRIATNECITFLNKKKQKQNVSLDDDTTAYLAETLADGNYFNGDKAQMKLQQALLTLPEKQKLVFNMKYFEDMKYEEISEVLGTSVGALKASYHLAVKKIEAFFNNND
- a CDS encoding aspartate aminotransferase family protein, producing MLSNRELFLMNTAQTSSSPRLVEVVKAEGVYLYGPNGEEYMDLVSGFNVSNIGHRHPKVLEAIKSQLDKYLHVTVYGEFVQVPQVQFATELLAELPAHFQSVYFTNSGTEAVEGSMKVAKKYTGRRQIIAAKKAYHGSTQGALSLIGNDEYRHAYAPLLPEIDFIEFNELEDLTKITEQTAAVILEAIQGEAGVRVPDIAYMQAVRKRCDETGALLIFDEIQTGFGRTGRLFAFEHFGIVPDILMLAKGIGGGMPLGAFVAAKEVMDVIKDHPMLGHITTFGGHPVSCAAARASLAVIKTENLVEQVERKALLFKEKLNHPAIKEIRGLGLMMCLQLHSFDQVYNVSKYCAENGVMIDWYLHCETALRVAPPLTITELEIEKACNILIKGLEKYA